In Equus przewalskii isolate Varuska chromosome 6, EquPr2, whole genome shotgun sequence, one DNA window encodes the following:
- the CYP2R1 gene encoding vitamin D 25-hydroxylase isoform X2 yields MGCGATGGQAGSQAAGFAAQPPAMWDPRGAEACAAALGGALLLLLFALGVRQLLKQRRPAGFPPGPSGLPFIGNIYSLAASAELPHVYMRKQSQAYGEIFSLDLGGISTVVLNGYDVVKECLVHQSEIFADRPCLPLFKKMTKMGGLLNARYGRGWVDHRRLAVNSFRYFGYGQKSFESKILEETKFFIDAVETYKDEMDQGQNDPSSTFSKENLIFSVGELIIAGTETTTNVLRWAILFMALYPNIQGQVQKEIDLIMGPSGKPSWDDKCKMPYTEAVLHEVLRFCNIVPLGIFHATSEDTVVRGYSIPKGTTVITNLYSVHFDEKYWRDPEIFYPERFLDSSGYFAKKEAFIPFSLGRRHCLGEQLARMEMFLFFTALLQRFHLHFPHELVPNLKPRLGMTLQPQAYLICAERR; encoded by the exons ATGGGATGCGGCGCGACTGGAGGGCAGGCCGGGTCCCAGGCGGCTGGGTTCGCAGCCCAGCCCCCGGCCATGTGGGACCCTCGCGGGGCTGAGGCGTGCGCGGCGGCGCTCGGGGGCGCGCTCTTGCTGCTGCTCTTCGCGCTGGGCGTCcgccagctgctgaagcagaggcgGCCGGCCGGCTTCCCCCCGGGGCCGTCGGGGCTGCCCTTTATCGGCAACATCTACTCGCTGGCCGCCTCAGCCGAGCTCCCGCACGTCTACATGAGAAAGCAGAGCCAGGCGTACGGCGAG atctTCAGTTTAGATCTTGGAGGTATATCAACTGTGGTTCTAAATGGCTATGATGTAGTGAAGGAGTGCCTTGTTCATCAAAGTGAAATTTTTGCAGACAGACCATGTCTTCCTTTATTCAAGAAGATGACAAAAATGGGAG gcttaCTCAATGCCAGATATGGCCGAGGATGGGTTGATCACAGAAGATTAGCTGTAAACAGCTTTCGCTATTTTGGATATGGCCAAAAGTCTTTTGAATCTAAAATCTTAGAAGAAACCAAATTTTTCATTGATGCTGTTGAAACATACAAAG ATGAGATGGATCAAGGTCAAAATGACCCGTCATCtactttctccaaagaaaacctCATTTTCTCCGTGGGTGAGCTCATCATTGCTGGAACTGAAACTACAACCAATGTGCTACGGTGGGCTATTCTTTTCATGGCCCTTTATCCTAACATTCAAG GACAAGTTCAGAAAGAGATCGATTTAATTATGGGACCCAGTGGGAAGCCATCTTGGGACGACAAATGCAAAATGCCTTATACTGAGGCAGTTTTGCACGAAGTTTTAAGATTCTGTAATATAGTGCCATTAGGGATCTTCCATGCAACCTCTGAAGATACAGTTGTACGTGGTTATTCCATCCCTAAAGGCACAACAGTAATTACAAACCTTTATTCTGTACACTTTGATGAAAAGTACTGGAGAGACCCAGAAATATTCTATCCTGAGCGATTTTTGGACAGCAGTGGATATTTTGCCAAGAAGGAagctttcattcctttctccttaG GGAGAAGACATTGTCTTGGAGAACAGCTGGCTCGGATGGAAATGTTCCTGTTTTTTACAGCATTGCTTCAGCGGTTTCACTTGCATTTTCCGCATGAACTGGTTCCAAATCTGAAACCCAGGTTAGGCATGACACTGCAACCCCAGGCCTACCTCATCTGTGCAGAAAGACGCTGA
- the CYP2R1 gene encoding vitamin D 25-hydroxylase isoform X4 produces MIFSLDLGGISTVVLNGYDVVKECLVHQSEIFADRPCLPLFKKMTKMGGLLNARYGRGWVDHRRLAVNSFRYFGYGQKSFESKILEETKFFIDAVETYKDEMDQGQNDPSSTFSKENLIFSVGELIIAGTETTTNVLRWAILFMALYPNIQGQVQKEIDLIMGPSGKPSWDDKCKMPYTEAVLHEVLRFCNIVPLGIFHATSEDTVVRGYSIPKGTTVITNLYSVHFDEKYWRDPEIFYPERFLDSSGYFAKKEAFIPFSLGRRHCLGEQLARMEMFLFFTALLQRFHLHFPHELVPNLKPRLGMTLQPQAYLICAERR; encoded by the exons ATG atctTCAGTTTAGATCTTGGAGGTATATCAACTGTGGTTCTAAATGGCTATGATGTAGTGAAGGAGTGCCTTGTTCATCAAAGTGAAATTTTTGCAGACAGACCATGTCTTCCTTTATTCAAGAAGATGACAAAAATGGGAG gcttaCTCAATGCCAGATATGGCCGAGGATGGGTTGATCACAGAAGATTAGCTGTAAACAGCTTTCGCTATTTTGGATATGGCCAAAAGTCTTTTGAATCTAAAATCTTAGAAGAAACCAAATTTTTCATTGATGCTGTTGAAACATACAAAG ATGAGATGGATCAAGGTCAAAATGACCCGTCATCtactttctccaaagaaaacctCATTTTCTCCGTGGGTGAGCTCATCATTGCTGGAACTGAAACTACAACCAATGTGCTACGGTGGGCTATTCTTTTCATGGCCCTTTATCCTAACATTCAAG GACAAGTTCAGAAAGAGATCGATTTAATTATGGGACCCAGTGGGAAGCCATCTTGGGACGACAAATGCAAAATGCCTTATACTGAGGCAGTTTTGCACGAAGTTTTAAGATTCTGTAATATAGTGCCATTAGGGATCTTCCATGCAACCTCTGAAGATACAGTTGTACGTGGTTATTCCATCCCTAAAGGCACAACAGTAATTACAAACCTTTATTCTGTACACTTTGATGAAAAGTACTGGAGAGACCCAGAAATATTCTATCCTGAGCGATTTTTGGACAGCAGTGGATATTTTGCCAAGAAGGAagctttcattcctttctccttaG GGAGAAGACATTGTCTTGGAGAACAGCTGGCTCGGATGGAAATGTTCCTGTTTTTTACAGCATTGCTTCAGCGGTTTCACTTGCATTTTCCGCATGAACTGGTTCCAAATCTGAAACCCAGGTTAGGCATGACACTGCAACCCCAGGCCTACCTCATCTGTGCAGAAAGACGCTGA
- the CYP2R1 gene encoding vitamin D 25-hydroxylase isoform X5: MIFSLDLGGISTVVLNGYDVVKECLVHQSEIFADRPCLPLFKKMTKMGGLLNARYGRGWVDHRRLAVNSFRYFGYGQKSFESKILEETKFFIDAVETYKGRPFDFKQLITNAVSNITNLIIFGERFTYEDTDFQHMIELFSENVELAASASVFLYNAFPWIGILPFGKLQQLFRNADVVYEFLSRLIEKVSVNRKPQLPQHFVDAYLDEMDQGQNDPSSTFSKENLIFSVGELIIAGTETTTNVLRWAILFMALYPNIQGQVQKEIDLIMGPSGKPSWDDKCKMPYTEAVLHEVLRFCNIVPLGIFHATSEDTVVRGYSIPKGTTVITNLYSVHFDEKYWRDPEIFYPERFLDSSGYFAKKEAFIPFSLGRRHCLGEQLARMEMFLFFTALLQRFHLHFPHELVPNLKPRLGMTLQPQAYLICAERR, from the exons ATG atctTCAGTTTAGATCTTGGAGGTATATCAACTGTGGTTCTAAATGGCTATGATGTAGTGAAGGAGTGCCTTGTTCATCAAAGTGAAATTTTTGCAGACAGACCATGTCTTCCTTTATTCAAGAAGATGACAAAAATGGGAG gcttaCTCAATGCCAGATATGGCCGAGGATGGGTTGATCACAGAAGATTAGCTGTAAACAGCTTTCGCTATTTTGGATATGGCCAAAAGTCTTTTGAATCTAAAATCTTAGAAGAAACCAAATTTTTCATTGATGCTGTTGAAACATACAAAGGTAGACCGTTTGACTTTAAACAATTAATAACAAATGCTGTTTCAAACATAACCAATCTGATCATTTTTGGAGAACGATTCACCTATGAAGATACTGATTTTCAGCACATGATTGAGTTATTTAGTGAAAATGTGGAGCTAGCTGCCAGTGCCTCAGTCTTCCTGTATAATGCCTTTCCATGGATTGGCATCTTACCTTTTGGAAAACTTCAACAGCTGTTTAGAAATGCAGATGTggtctatgagtttctctccaggctTATTGAAAAAGTTTCTGTCAACAGAAAGCCTCAGTTACCTCAGCATTTTGTTGATGCTTATTTAGATGAGATGGATCAAGGTCAAAATGACCCGTCATCtactttctccaaagaaaacctCATTTTCTCCGTGGGTGAGCTCATCATTGCTGGAACTGAAACTACAACCAATGTGCTACGGTGGGCTATTCTTTTCATGGCCCTTTATCCTAACATTCAAG GACAAGTTCAGAAAGAGATCGATTTAATTATGGGACCCAGTGGGAAGCCATCTTGGGACGACAAATGCAAAATGCCTTATACTGAGGCAGTTTTGCACGAAGTTTTAAGATTCTGTAATATAGTGCCATTAGGGATCTTCCATGCAACCTCTGAAGATACAGTTGTACGTGGTTATTCCATCCCTAAAGGCACAACAGTAATTACAAACCTTTATTCTGTACACTTTGATGAAAAGTACTGGAGAGACCCAGAAATATTCTATCCTGAGCGATTTTTGGACAGCAGTGGATATTTTGCCAAGAAGGAagctttcattcctttctccttaG GGAGAAGACATTGTCTTGGAGAACAGCTGGCTCGGATGGAAATGTTCCTGTTTTTTACAGCATTGCTTCAGCGGTTTCACTTGCATTTTCCGCATGAACTGGTTCCAAATCTGAAACCCAGGTTAGGCATGACACTGCAACCCCAGGCCTACCTCATCTGTGCAGAAAGACGCTGA
- the CYP2R1 gene encoding vitamin D 25-hydroxylase isoform X3 yields MTKMGGLLNARYGRGWVDHRRLAVNSFRYFGYGQKSFESKILEETKFFIDAVETYKGRPFDFKQLITNAVSNITNLIIFGERFTYEDTDFQHMIELFSENVELAASASVFLYNAFPWIGILPFGKLQQLFRNADVVYEFLSRLIEKVSVNRKPQLPQHFVDAYLDEMDQGQNDPSSTFSKENLIFSVGELIIAGTETTTNVLRWAILFMALYPNIQGQVQKEIDLIMGPSGKPSWDDKCKMPYTEAVLHEVLRFCNIVPLGIFHATSEDTVVRGYSIPKGTTVITNLYSVHFDEKYWRDPEIFYPERFLDSSGYFAKKEAFIPFSLGRRHCLGEQLARMEMFLFFTALLQRFHLHFPHELVPNLKPRLGMTLQPQAYLICAERR; encoded by the exons ATGACAAAAATGGGAG gcttaCTCAATGCCAGATATGGCCGAGGATGGGTTGATCACAGAAGATTAGCTGTAAACAGCTTTCGCTATTTTGGATATGGCCAAAAGTCTTTTGAATCTAAAATCTTAGAAGAAACCAAATTTTTCATTGATGCTGTTGAAACATACAAAGGTAGACCGTTTGACTTTAAACAATTAATAACAAATGCTGTTTCAAACATAACCAATCTGATCATTTTTGGAGAACGATTCACCTATGAAGATACTGATTTTCAGCACATGATTGAGTTATTTAGTGAAAATGTGGAGCTAGCTGCCAGTGCCTCAGTCTTCCTGTATAATGCCTTTCCATGGATTGGCATCTTACCTTTTGGAAAACTTCAACAGCTGTTTAGAAATGCAGATGTggtctatgagtttctctccaggctTATTGAAAAAGTTTCTGTCAACAGAAAGCCTCAGTTACCTCAGCATTTTGTTGATGCTTATTTAGATGAGATGGATCAAGGTCAAAATGACCCGTCATCtactttctccaaagaaaacctCATTTTCTCCGTGGGTGAGCTCATCATTGCTGGAACTGAAACTACAACCAATGTGCTACGGTGGGCTATTCTTTTCATGGCCCTTTATCCTAACATTCAAG GACAAGTTCAGAAAGAGATCGATTTAATTATGGGACCCAGTGGGAAGCCATCTTGGGACGACAAATGCAAAATGCCTTATACTGAGGCAGTTTTGCACGAAGTTTTAAGATTCTGTAATATAGTGCCATTAGGGATCTTCCATGCAACCTCTGAAGATACAGTTGTACGTGGTTATTCCATCCCTAAAGGCACAACAGTAATTACAAACCTTTATTCTGTACACTTTGATGAAAAGTACTGGAGAGACCCAGAAATATTCTATCCTGAGCGATTTTTGGACAGCAGTGGATATTTTGCCAAGAAGGAagctttcattcctttctccttaG GGAGAAGACATTGTCTTGGAGAACAGCTGGCTCGGATGGAAATGTTCCTGTTTTTTACAGCATTGCTTCAGCGGTTTCACTTGCATTTTCCGCATGAACTGGTTCCAAATCTGAAACCCAGGTTAGGCATGACACTGCAACCCCAGGCCTACCTCATCTGTGCAGAAAGACGCTGA
- the CYP2R1 gene encoding vitamin D 25-hydroxylase isoform X1, with the protein MGCGATGGQAGSQAAGFAAQPPAMWDPRGAEACAAALGGALLLLLFALGVRQLLKQRRPAGFPPGPSGLPFIGNIYSLAASAELPHVYMRKQSQAYGEIFSLDLGGISTVVLNGYDVVKECLVHQSEIFADRPCLPLFKKMTKMGGLLNARYGRGWVDHRRLAVNSFRYFGYGQKSFESKILEETKFFIDAVETYKGRPFDFKQLITNAVSNITNLIIFGERFTYEDTDFQHMIELFSENVELAASASVFLYNAFPWIGILPFGKLQQLFRNADVVYEFLSRLIEKVSVNRKPQLPQHFVDAYLDEMDQGQNDPSSTFSKENLIFSVGELIIAGTETTTNVLRWAILFMALYPNIQGQVQKEIDLIMGPSGKPSWDDKCKMPYTEAVLHEVLRFCNIVPLGIFHATSEDTVVRGYSIPKGTTVITNLYSVHFDEKYWRDPEIFYPERFLDSSGYFAKKEAFIPFSLGRRHCLGEQLARMEMFLFFTALLQRFHLHFPHELVPNLKPRLGMTLQPQAYLICAERR; encoded by the exons ATGGGATGCGGCGCGACTGGAGGGCAGGCCGGGTCCCAGGCGGCTGGGTTCGCAGCCCAGCCCCCGGCCATGTGGGACCCTCGCGGGGCTGAGGCGTGCGCGGCGGCGCTCGGGGGCGCGCTCTTGCTGCTGCTCTTCGCGCTGGGCGTCcgccagctgctgaagcagaggcgGCCGGCCGGCTTCCCCCCGGGGCCGTCGGGGCTGCCCTTTATCGGCAACATCTACTCGCTGGCCGCCTCAGCCGAGCTCCCGCACGTCTACATGAGAAAGCAGAGCCAGGCGTACGGCGAG atctTCAGTTTAGATCTTGGAGGTATATCAACTGTGGTTCTAAATGGCTATGATGTAGTGAAGGAGTGCCTTGTTCATCAAAGTGAAATTTTTGCAGACAGACCATGTCTTCCTTTATTCAAGAAGATGACAAAAATGGGAG gcttaCTCAATGCCAGATATGGCCGAGGATGGGTTGATCACAGAAGATTAGCTGTAAACAGCTTTCGCTATTTTGGATATGGCCAAAAGTCTTTTGAATCTAAAATCTTAGAAGAAACCAAATTTTTCATTGATGCTGTTGAAACATACAAAGGTAGACCGTTTGACTTTAAACAATTAATAACAAATGCTGTTTCAAACATAACCAATCTGATCATTTTTGGAGAACGATTCACCTATGAAGATACTGATTTTCAGCACATGATTGAGTTATTTAGTGAAAATGTGGAGCTAGCTGCCAGTGCCTCAGTCTTCCTGTATAATGCCTTTCCATGGATTGGCATCTTACCTTTTGGAAAACTTCAACAGCTGTTTAGAAATGCAGATGTggtctatgagtttctctccaggctTATTGAAAAAGTTTCTGTCAACAGAAAGCCTCAGTTACCTCAGCATTTTGTTGATGCTTATTTAGATGAGATGGATCAAGGTCAAAATGACCCGTCATCtactttctccaaagaaaacctCATTTTCTCCGTGGGTGAGCTCATCATTGCTGGAACTGAAACTACAACCAATGTGCTACGGTGGGCTATTCTTTTCATGGCCCTTTATCCTAACATTCAAG GACAAGTTCAGAAAGAGATCGATTTAATTATGGGACCCAGTGGGAAGCCATCTTGGGACGACAAATGCAAAATGCCTTATACTGAGGCAGTTTTGCACGAAGTTTTAAGATTCTGTAATATAGTGCCATTAGGGATCTTCCATGCAACCTCTGAAGATACAGTTGTACGTGGTTATTCCATCCCTAAAGGCACAACAGTAATTACAAACCTTTATTCTGTACACTTTGATGAAAAGTACTGGAGAGACCCAGAAATATTCTATCCTGAGCGATTTTTGGACAGCAGTGGATATTTTGCCAAGAAGGAagctttcattcctttctccttaG GGAGAAGACATTGTCTTGGAGAACAGCTGGCTCGGATGGAAATGTTCCTGTTTTTTACAGCATTGCTTCAGCGGTTTCACTTGCATTTTCCGCATGAACTGGTTCCAAATCTGAAACCCAGGTTAGGCATGACACTGCAACCCCAGGCCTACCTCATCTGTGCAGAAAGACGCTGA
- the CYP2R1 gene encoding vitamin D 25-hydroxylase isoform X6 produces MTKMGGLLNARYGRGWVDHRRLAVNSFRYFGYGQKSFESKILEETKFFIDAVETYKDEMDQGQNDPSSTFSKENLIFSVGELIIAGTETTTNVLRWAILFMALYPNIQGQVQKEIDLIMGPSGKPSWDDKCKMPYTEAVLHEVLRFCNIVPLGIFHATSEDTVVRGYSIPKGTTVITNLYSVHFDEKYWRDPEIFYPERFLDSSGYFAKKEAFIPFSLGRRHCLGEQLARMEMFLFFTALLQRFHLHFPHELVPNLKPRLGMTLQPQAYLICAERR; encoded by the exons ATGACAAAAATGGGAG gcttaCTCAATGCCAGATATGGCCGAGGATGGGTTGATCACAGAAGATTAGCTGTAAACAGCTTTCGCTATTTTGGATATGGCCAAAAGTCTTTTGAATCTAAAATCTTAGAAGAAACCAAATTTTTCATTGATGCTGTTGAAACATACAAAG ATGAGATGGATCAAGGTCAAAATGACCCGTCATCtactttctccaaagaaaacctCATTTTCTCCGTGGGTGAGCTCATCATTGCTGGAACTGAAACTACAACCAATGTGCTACGGTGGGCTATTCTTTTCATGGCCCTTTATCCTAACATTCAAG GACAAGTTCAGAAAGAGATCGATTTAATTATGGGACCCAGTGGGAAGCCATCTTGGGACGACAAATGCAAAATGCCTTATACTGAGGCAGTTTTGCACGAAGTTTTAAGATTCTGTAATATAGTGCCATTAGGGATCTTCCATGCAACCTCTGAAGATACAGTTGTACGTGGTTATTCCATCCCTAAAGGCACAACAGTAATTACAAACCTTTATTCTGTACACTTTGATGAAAAGTACTGGAGAGACCCAGAAATATTCTATCCTGAGCGATTTTTGGACAGCAGTGGATATTTTGCCAAGAAGGAagctttcattcctttctccttaG GGAGAAGACATTGTCTTGGAGAACAGCTGGCTCGGATGGAAATGTTCCTGTTTTTTACAGCATTGCTTCAGCGGTTTCACTTGCATTTTCCGCATGAACTGGTTCCAAATCTGAAACCCAGGTTAGGCATGACACTGCAACCCCAGGCCTACCTCATCTGTGCAGAAAGACGCTGA